From the genome of Vitis riparia cultivar Riparia Gloire de Montpellier isolate 1030 chromosome 2, EGFV_Vit.rip_1.0, whole genome shotgun sequence, one region includes:
- the LOC117929247 gene encoding uncharacterized protein LOC117929247, producing MPKYGPAFGMATNSSSSTSDIIISSSSSSHQMETSHLPITAHKLNGQNYLQWSQSILMFIRGKEKDDYITGASAAPETTASTYKKWIAENNMVMSWLVNSMTPDIGENFLSFDTAKEIWDIAKETFSDKENTSEIIQIEGILHDLRQGNLTVTEYFNTLTRLWRQLDTFEVHNWNCVTDGLLYKKIVEGKRVFKFLLGLNKNLDEIRGRIMGVKPLPSLREAFSEVRREESRKNLMMGSHQQLNMAESSALKTQFAPFDNRQKIKGGRPWCDHCRKPGHSRETCWKIHGKPVDWKPRQPLEKEGRGNHVATDEQSPQPEASPFNKEQMEMLQKLLSPLLSVQSQTGSSSNQLIGSGTLAHKGFGFGEDDWQC from the exons ATGCCTAAATACGGTCCAGCCTTTGGAATGGCTACCAACTCATCATCCTCTACTTCTGATATCATCATCTCATCGTCTTCATCCTCTCATCAAATGGAAACCTCTCATCTGCCAATCACAGCCCATAAACTGAATGggcaaaattatttgcaatggtctcaatccatattaatgtttatacggggaaaggagaaagatgactacatcACCGGAGCTTCGGCGGCACCAGAAACCACAGCATCAACCTACAAGAAGTGGATAGCAGAAAATAATATGGTCATGTCCTGGCTAGTCAACTCTATGACCCCTGacattggtgaaaattttctgtCATTTGATACTGCCAAAGAAATCTGGGACATTGCAAAAGAAACTTTCTCAGACAAGGAAAACACATCTGAAATCATCCAGATTGAAGGCATCCTCCACGATTTGCGTCAAGGAAACCTTACGGTAACTGAATATTTCAATACTCTTACTCGTCTATGGCGTCAACTTGATACGTTTGAGGTTCATAACTGGAATTGTGTTACAGATGGTTTGTTGTATAAAAAGATTGTCGAAGGGAAACgtgtgtttaaatttttgttaggtttgaaCAAAAATCTTGATGAAATCAGAGGAAGAATCATGGGAGTAAAACCTCTACCTAGCCTCAGAGAGGCATTCTCTGAAGTGCGTCGCGAAGAAAGTCggaaaaatctcatgatggGATCCCATCAACAACTGAATATGGCAGAAAGCTCGGCTCTTAAGACTCAATTCGCTCCTTTTGACAACcgtcaaaaaattaaaggaggtaGACCTTGGTGTGATCATTGCAGAAAGCCGGGACACTCAAGAGAAACTTGCTGGAAGATTCATGGAAAGCCAGTAGATTGGAAGCCACGTCAACCACTTGAGAAAGAAGGACGAGGCAATCATGTGGCTACCGATGAACAATCGCCACAACCTGAAGCTAGCCCTTTTAATAAGGAGCAAATGGAGATGCTTCAGAAACTACTGTCTCCTCTTTTGTCAGTACAGTCACAAACTGGCTCATCTTCCAACCAGCTCATTGGTTCCGGAACCTTGGCtcacaaag GATTTGGattcggggaagacgattggcaatgctga